From the genome of Vicia villosa cultivar HV-30 ecotype Madison, WI linkage group LG2, Vvil1.0, whole genome shotgun sequence, one region includes:
- the LOC131646410 gene encoding uncharacterized protein LOC131646410 encodes MPSDIVLQRPLFGGQISCSFPNRFQDISEIRQVPDHQEVFADPSRDESLIVELLEYKPDVADSGSAVWFLQDLAREQDAEGTVVIEQSGVHEAPGLMYNNIPAVVTTAVGQMAISKGRQGREAQNIVKVHLANLRIKGVETDVLITAYEPIVINPFSESADTVGAGMAVPAAQAGCMPMDEVFKLAVTSFNVNDWSLF; translated from the exons ATGCCATCAGATATCGTTCTTCAGCGCCCTCTGTTTGGGGGACAAATATCATGTTCGTTCCCCAACAGATTCCAG GATATTAGCGAAATTCGCCAAGTCCCTGATCATCAG GAGGTGTTTGCGGATCCTAGTCGCGATGAAAGTTTGATTGTTGAGCTTTTAGAGTATAAGCCTGATGTTGCTGATAGTGGTAGTGCTGTGTGGTTTCTGCAAGACCTTGCTAGGGAACAGGACGCTGAAGGAACTGTG GTTATTGAGCAGTCAGGAGTTCATGAAGCACCTGGTTTGATGTACAATAATATACCGGCTGTTGTAACAACTGCAGTAGGCCAAATG GCGATTTCTAAGGGACGACAGGGAAGGGAAGCACAAAATATTGTGAAA GTTCATTTGGCGAATTTGCGTATTAAAGGAGTTGAAACTGATGTACTAATAACTGCATATGAGCCGATTGTTATAAA CCCTTTTAGCGAAAGTGCGGACACAGTTGGTGCCGGCATGGCTGTTCCTGCTGCACAAGCTGGATGTATGCCAATGGATGAGGTGTTTAAACTTGCTGTTACAAGCTTCAATGTTAATGACTGGAGTCTTTTTTGA